A region of Paenibacillus sp. 37 DNA encodes the following proteins:
- a CDS encoding polysaccharide biosynthesis protein — protein sequence MFENKRILVTGGTGSWGYELVAQLLPQQPKEIIVYSRNESSQVAMSREFEDPRLHFRIGDIRDKDALTAACQHVDYVFHLAALKHVPVCEDQPYEALKTNVIGTQNVIEAAIENKVEKVIYISTDKAANPSNFYGMTKAIGEKLIVYANLLHSDTKFVTVRGGNVLGTNGSVVHLFKNQIRQKGQVSITDMSMTRFFLTLKDAITLLFKASVESVGGEIFVMTMPTCKIVDLAEVLIEDSGVENVSIVERGIRPGEKIHEILMSEFESMTTVVYDEQYLVILPTLGIPGLREHYTNCPPVSFNSFSSEHQLMTKEEIREILKRGGFLS from the coding sequence ATGTTTGAAAATAAGCGTATACTCGTGACTGGCGGTACGGGATCATGGGGTTATGAACTTGTGGCTCAACTACTGCCCCAGCAGCCCAAAGAAATTATTGTATATTCCCGGAACGAGTCAAGCCAAGTGGCTATGAGTCGTGAATTTGAAGACCCACGTCTTCATTTCCGGATTGGAGATATTCGTGACAAGGACGCTTTGACGGCGGCTTGCCAGCATGTGGACTATGTATTTCATCTGGCTGCGCTCAAGCATGTTCCGGTGTGTGAAGACCAACCATACGAAGCACTCAAAACCAATGTGATTGGTACACAGAACGTAATTGAGGCCGCTATTGAGAACAAGGTGGAAAAAGTAATCTATATCTCGACTGACAAGGCTGCCAATCCGTCCAACTTCTATGGCATGACAAAAGCGATCGGCGAGAAATTAATTGTATATGCAAACTTGTTACACAGCGATACCAAGTTTGTTACGGTACGGGGTGGGAATGTACTGGGAACAAACGGCAGTGTGGTACATCTGTTCAAGAATCAGATTCGTCAGAAAGGCCAGGTCTCCATCACGGATATGAGCATGACTCGGTTCTTTCTCACGCTAAAGGATGCAATTACCCTGCTGTTCAAAGCCTCGGTGGAAAGTGTCGGCGGAGAGATCTTTGTCATGACGATGCCTACCTGCAAAATCGTTGATCTCGCGGAAGTGCTGATTGAGGATTCCGGTGTGGAGAATGTGAGCATTGTGGAACGAGGCATTCGTCCAGGGGAGAAAATCCATGAAATATTGATGAGTGAATTCGAGAGCATGACCACCGTTGTCTACGATGAGCAGTACCTGGTTATTCTGCCTACCCTGGGTATACCGGGTCTGCGTGAACATTATACCAATTGTCCCCCGGTCTCCTTTAACAGTTTCAGTTCTGAACACCAACTCATGACCAAAGAGGAGATTCGTGAAATTCTGAAACGCGGAGGATTCTTGTCATGA
- the wecB gene encoding non-hydrolyzing UDP-N-acetylglucosamine 2-epimerase, protein MKIMTVLGTRPEIIRLSLIISKLDQYASKHILVHTGQNFTESLSGLFFKEMGLRAPDYVLQDEAATLGRQLSSMFTQMEDLILQEKPDKLLLLGDTNSALCAILAERMGVPVIHMEAGNRCFDLDVPEEKNRKVIDAISTVNMPYTEQSKKHLVSEGVPSRRIVLTGNPIYEVMQHYDAQVSSSKILKKLKLKSGQYFLVTAHRAENVDHAPHLLEIMKGLNQVAEEHGLRVICSIHPRTAIRIAEHLQLEMNPLVEFHEPFGFFDFVMLERHARCALTDSGTVQEECCIMGVPTVTMRRTTERPETVDCGSNVVSGLDAARIADCVRVMTKMSSDWDCPQGYKATDVSSKVVKFLLGGKMHV, encoded by the coding sequence ATGAAGATCATGACGGTGCTGGGTACGAGACCTGAGATCATACGGCTCAGCCTGATCATCTCCAAGCTGGACCAGTACGCGTCCAAACATATTCTGGTGCATACGGGACAGAACTTCACGGAAAGTCTCAGCGGTCTCTTTTTCAAGGAAATGGGCCTGCGCGCACCGGATTACGTTCTTCAGGATGAAGCGGCCACTCTGGGACGACAGTTATCCTCGATGTTTACGCAGATGGAAGATCTGATATTGCAGGAGAAACCCGATAAATTGCTGTTGCTTGGTGATACCAATAGCGCATTATGTGCAATATTGGCTGAGCGCATGGGTGTTCCTGTTATTCATATGGAAGCAGGTAATCGTTGCTTCGACCTGGATGTGCCTGAGGAGAAAAATCGTAAGGTTATTGATGCCATTTCCACCGTTAATATGCCTTACACGGAACAGAGCAAGAAACATTTGGTCAGTGAAGGGGTACCAAGCAGGCGCATCGTGCTCACGGGCAATCCCATCTATGAAGTAATGCAGCACTACGACGCGCAAGTAAGTTCCAGCAAAATACTCAAAAAGCTCAAGCTGAAGTCCGGGCAATACTTCCTGGTTACTGCGCATCGAGCCGAGAATGTGGATCATGCCCCTCATTTGCTGGAGATTATGAAAGGACTGAACCAGGTCGCAGAGGAACACGGGTTGCGTGTGATCTGCAGTATTCATCCGCGTACCGCGATCCGGATTGCGGAGCATCTGCAACTGGAGATGAACCCGCTGGTGGAGTTTCACGAGCCGTTTGGATTCTTCGACTTTGTAATGCTTGAACGTCATGCACGCTGTGCACTTACGGATAGCGGTACCGTGCAGGAGGAGTGTTGCATTATGGGCGTGCCGACCGTAACGATGCGTCGAACTACCGAGCGGCCGGAAACGGTCGATTGCGGCAGCAATGTAGTCTCCGGTCTGGATGCCGCGCGCATCGCTGATTGCGTGAGAGTCATGACAAAGATGTCTAGCGACTGGGATTGCCCGCAAGGTTACAAAGCCACAGATGTATCCAGTAAAGTGGTTAAATTTCTGCTTGGAGGGAAAATGCATGTTTGA
- a CDS encoding glycosyltransferase family 4 protein has product MATKPKMMLFSHVCNTRSITGAEKLLLHFMREIGAIFECVLVVPQEGKLEGLARRFGIQVKICTLPMLHGVYTPYLSIADDAEQLRHTPAYQEVVSLIRETAPDLVLTNTCVNVMPAVAAKSLQIPIIWKITEIIHTNEHTIEAIQMIGRYADWIIGISETAVAPFQEAGMGDKVTIISPTWEPALPAPDRWVHLRERKRKELGFKSSQTCIGYISSFIYDAKGLKPFVDMALRICETHSRCRFWIIGAASDKKYYDECVSRVKKSGYSRRFTFTTFEENVSLAYTAMDILVIPSMVKEGFGMTALEGLYFAKPVIAFAQGGLKELMESVGSDAFLAPPGDTEALVTLATTLLNDAELASNTGWRNRTEAERLYGVETYRTKLHTMVTQWLLRFPGWFAYIQPPNGPVYTHGEGGLRTVLVLEPTTVRALLFPLTVIQALPHSSLPPIALGHDAPVASGTGPAAKPVQQRGKTRKRRRKPLAPHSRRDREGLKRASGTGRRKRKTRTTKGPRPHMGKSASRRRKSAKAGRSRAGRKGSNTR; this is encoded by the coding sequence ATGGCAACGAAACCAAAGATGATGTTATTTTCACATGTGTGCAATACTCGCAGCATTACAGGCGCCGAGAAGCTGCTGCTTCATTTTATGAGAGAGATCGGTGCGATCTTTGAATGTGTGCTCGTAGTCCCTCAGGAGGGGAAGCTTGAGGGGCTTGCGCGGAGATTCGGCATTCAGGTCAAAATATGCACTCTGCCGATGCTTCACGGTGTGTACACACCTTACCTGAGCATTGCAGATGATGCCGAGCAGCTTCGCCATACACCAGCATATCAGGAAGTGGTCTCTCTAATACGAGAGACTGCTCCCGATCTCGTGTTAACGAATACCTGTGTCAATGTGATGCCGGCGGTAGCGGCGAAGTCGCTTCAGATTCCGATTATCTGGAAGATTACCGAGATCATTCATACGAATGAACATACAATCGAGGCGATCCAGATGATTGGCCGTTACGCGGATTGGATTATCGGTATATCCGAGACAGCGGTAGCCCCATTCCAAGAAGCCGGCATGGGTGACAAAGTGACCATCATATCCCCTACTTGGGAACCCGCGCTACCAGCACCGGACCGCTGGGTTCATCTGCGCGAACGCAAGCGTAAAGAGCTCGGTTTCAAATCATCGCAGACCTGTATCGGTTATATTTCTTCATTTATATATGATGCCAAAGGGTTGAAACCTTTTGTGGATATGGCTTTGAGAATCTGTGAAACACATTCGCGCTGTCGCTTCTGGATCATCGGGGCAGCATCGGATAAAAAGTATTACGACGAGTGTGTATCACGGGTGAAAAAATCCGGGTATTCACGCCGGTTTACCTTCACCACATTTGAAGAGAACGTATCTCTGGCATATACCGCGATGGATATCCTGGTCATCCCAAGCATGGTCAAAGAAGGATTTGGCATGACCGCACTGGAGGGGCTCTATTTTGCCAAACCGGTCATCGCTTTCGCTCAGGGTGGACTGAAGGAATTAATGGAATCCGTAGGCAGTGATGCATTTTTGGCCCCGCCGGGTGATACCGAAGCGCTTGTCACTTTGGCAACAACCTTGCTGAATGATGCAGAGCTGGCCTCAAATACGGGGTGGCGTAATCGGACAGAAGCGGAAAGGCTCTACGGCGTTGAAACCTACCGAACGAAACTGCATACGATGGTGACACAGTGGTTATTGCGTTTTCCCGGATGGTTTGCTTATATCCAACCTCCGAATGGACCTGTGTATACCCATGGGGAGGGAGGACTACGCACTGTACTGGTCCTGGAGCCGACTACGGTTCGAGCACTATTATTCCCACTGACCGTCATACAGGCGTTACCACATTCCTCATTACCTCCAATCGCATTGGGGCACGATGCTCCTGTTGCCTCAGGTACTGGCCCGGCTGCAAAGCCGGTTCAACAGAGGGGCAAAACGCGGAAACGTCGTCGCAAGCCACTTGCACCTCATTCTCGCCGAGACCGTGAGGGGCTGAAGCGTGCTTCCGGAACTGGCAGACGTAAGAGGAAAACTCGTACAACGAAGGGACCACGTCCGCATATGGGGAAATCGGCTAGTCGCAGACGTAAATCTGCCAAAGCGGGACGTAGCCGAGCAGGGCGCAAGGGTTCCAATACAAGATGA
- a CDS encoding glycosyltransferase encodes MSLKHRKTKKVHAPVLSLADQARKNGQHAGYDAGKEEGYLRGRANYIVNCAQEPLPFRQLHVLYVSSGKGFPYSPLDEAIMATLQGMVAQVTLSDPRQPVSEIALQTRPDLVLVLDGMDIPIEHIDAIRQAGIQTAIWLTDDPYYTDMTLDIVTHFDHVFTLELNCIDLYRQIGCASVHYLPFAAFTNHYFPITTPSPLKRDVSFIGSAYWNRVYFFNPIMPQLMSHNTVFNGIWWDRLPDYTAYGEKIELGRWMSPPETNDVYNGTKIVINLHRSHEDDSVNNNHLKIPPASPNPRTFEIAASTTLQLTDARDDIARFYKPGVEIETYSSPQELLDKVEYYLTHEKERREIALRGLERTLKDHTYGKRINEMLTIIFP; translated from the coding sequence ATGTCTCTCAAACACCGTAAAACCAAAAAGGTTCATGCACCCGTACTGAGCCTGGCTGATCAAGCACGCAAAAATGGGCAACATGCCGGATATGACGCAGGTAAGGAAGAAGGATATCTGCGCGGTCGCGCCAACTATATTGTGAATTGTGCACAGGAACCGTTGCCTTTCCGACAGCTTCACGTGCTGTATGTATCCTCGGGTAAAGGCTTCCCTTACTCCCCGTTGGATGAGGCCATTATGGCCACGCTACAGGGTATGGTAGCTCAAGTAACCCTCTCTGATCCGCGTCAACCGGTTTCTGAAATTGCGCTGCAGACGCGTCCTGATCTTGTGCTTGTGCTGGATGGAATGGATATCCCCATCGAGCATATCGATGCGATTCGCCAAGCGGGCATTCAGACGGCGATCTGGCTCACGGATGACCCGTATTATACAGATATGACGCTGGATATTGTGACACATTTTGACCATGTCTTCACGTTAGAACTGAACTGTATTGATCTATATCGACAAATCGGCTGCGCGTCAGTTCACTACCTCCCTTTTGCCGCATTCACTAATCATTACTTTCCGATTACAACACCTTCCCCGTTAAAACGGGATGTCAGCTTTATCGGCTCGGCCTATTGGAACCGGGTATACTTCTTCAATCCAATCATGCCTCAGTTGATGTCACACAATACGGTATTTAACGGAATCTGGTGGGACCGTCTGCCTGACTATACTGCCTATGGAGAGAAGATTGAGCTCGGGCGCTGGATGAGTCCGCCGGAGACCAATGATGTGTACAATGGCACCAAAATTGTCATCAACCTGCATCGATCCCACGAAGATGATTCCGTCAATAATAATCACCTCAAAATCCCGCCAGCTTCACCGAACCCGAGAACGTTTGAAATTGCCGCGTCCACGACGCTACAGCTGACCGACGCCCGGGATGACATTGCGCGTTTCTACAAACCGGGTGTGGAGATTGAGACATATTCCTCGCCGCAGGAGTTACTCGACAAAGTGGAATATTATCTTACTCATGAAAAGGAACGCCGTGAGATTGCACTTCGTGGACTTGAACGTACACTGAAAGACCACACGTATGGCAAAAGAATTAATGAAATGTTAACCATCATATTCCCTTAA
- a CDS encoding glycosyltransferase has product MKNVAKRKHRPLTEAETAYRGGYAEGRRFGGCQAMMERVQMFEPTLRDMKVLYIPQGFDAIDEGVTLALQQSVRECVVGSPAAMLQEASQHRPDVVLVMNGLHVFPADHVEQVNGIRALGIRTAVWFVDDPYFTEDTTSLCQHYDVVFTHEEAAVPFYLAHGANQVIYMPLAVNPGMFQPRRAAPQHQHDICFIGTGFWNRIALFDELAPFLADKKVFIAGSQWNRLARFDVLGRFIHEGWIAPGETVDYYNGAKIVINIHRTCENGEDNRNTHHLEGHSINPRTYEISACGTMQITDARADLPRYYKPGYDIETFTNAAELQRKIHYYLKHEEERQAMAWRGLLTTMNQHTFTRRIGQLLEHL; this is encoded by the coding sequence GTGAAGAATGTGGCAAAACGAAAGCACCGTCCGCTGACCGAAGCGGAAACGGCTTACCGCGGCGGATATGCAGAAGGCCGCAGATTCGGCGGCTGTCAGGCCATGATGGAGCGGGTGCAGATGTTTGAACCGACCCTGCGGGACATGAAAGTGTTATATATCCCGCAAGGATTCGATGCCATCGATGAAGGTGTCACCTTGGCTCTGCAGCAATCTGTACGTGAATGCGTTGTTGGATCGCCAGCAGCGATGTTGCAGGAAGCCAGTCAGCATCGGCCCGATGTTGTGCTCGTCATGAATGGTCTGCATGTATTTCCCGCAGATCATGTGGAGCAGGTGAATGGCATACGTGCACTCGGTATCCGAACTGCCGTGTGGTTTGTGGATGATCCGTATTTCACCGAAGATACAACGTCCCTTTGCCAGCACTATGATGTCGTGTTCACGCATGAAGAGGCCGCGGTGCCCTTCTATCTGGCACATGGAGCGAACCAGGTCATCTATATGCCACTCGCGGTGAATCCAGGCATGTTTCAACCGCGGCGCGCGGCACCGCAGCATCAGCACGACATTTGTTTTATCGGTACCGGATTCTGGAACCGGATTGCCTTGTTTGATGAGCTGGCCCCTTTTCTTGCGGACAAAAAGGTATTCATTGCGGGTAGCCAGTGGAATCGGTTGGCACGCTTTGATGTACTAGGCCGTTTCATCCACGAAGGATGGATTGCTCCTGGAGAGACAGTGGATTATTACAATGGCGCCAAGATTGTCATTAACATTCACCGGACTTGCGAGAATGGGGAAGACAATCGCAACACACATCATCTTGAAGGTCACTCGATTAATCCACGCACGTATGAGATTAGCGCATGTGGCACAATGCAGATTACGGATGCACGTGCAGATTTACCCCGTTATTATAAGCCGGGATATGACATCGAGACGTTCACCAACGCAGCAGAACTTCAGCGCAAGATCCACTATTATCTGAAGCATGAAGAAGAACGACAGGCGATGGCGTGGCGTGGACTTCTCACCACGATGAACCAGCATACATTCACTCGCCGGATCGGTCAGTTGCTGGAACATTTGTAA
- a CDS encoding amino acid ABC transporter ATP-binding protein, with amino-acid sequence MITLTNIHKTFGKQEVLKGIDLTVEQGDVVAILGPSGSGKTTLLRCVNFLERADEGEVQISGLTVDCKHARKHDIVQLRRKTAMVFQHYNLFKHKTVLDNVTEGLIIAQKMSKADARTRALRVLEQVGLSAKINEYPSMLSGGQQQRVGIARALALNPEVILFDEPTSALDPELVGEVLSVIRSIAQEGITMIVVTHEMGFAREVANRVVFMDGGSVVEEGTPEEVFVRPKQERTRQFLSRYSSDWSYVI; translated from the coding sequence ATGATTACATTAACGAACATACACAAAACATTTGGCAAGCAGGAAGTATTGAAGGGAATTGATCTGACCGTTGAACAGGGCGATGTCGTTGCGATCCTTGGACCGAGCGGATCAGGTAAAACAACGCTGCTGCGCTGCGTCAATTTTCTGGAACGTGCCGATGAGGGCGAGGTTCAGATCAGTGGATTAACCGTCGATTGCAAGCATGCACGTAAACATGACATTGTGCAGTTGAGACGAAAAACGGCGATGGTGTTCCAGCATTATAATCTGTTCAAACACAAGACTGTGCTGGATAACGTCACGGAAGGTTTAATTATTGCCCAGAAAATGTCCAAAGCTGATGCCCGTACTCGTGCCTTGCGTGTGCTTGAACAAGTCGGACTGTCTGCCAAAATCAATGAGTATCCAAGTATGTTGTCTGGTGGGCAACAGCAACGAGTGGGCATCGCCAGAGCACTGGCACTGAATCCCGAAGTGATTTTGTTTGATGAACCGACATCAGCGCTGGACCCCGAGCTTGTGGGTGAGGTGTTGTCTGTCATCCGCTCCATTGCTCAGGAGGGGATCACCATGATTGTAGTCACCCATGAAATGGGGTTTGCCCGTGAGGTGGCCAATCGGGTTGTTTTCATGGATGGAGGTTCCGTTGTGGAGGAAGGAACCCCGGAAGAGGTGTTTGTACGTCCAAAGCAGGAACGTACTCGCCAATTCCTCAGTCGATATTCTTCCGACTGGAGTTATGTCATCTGA
- a CDS encoding amino acid ABC transporter permease, whose translation MSIDLQFIYTSFFQILKALPLTLVITIVPLIAGFGIGLATALIRIYRVRWIHRIADFYVSFLRGTPMLMHLFLIYYGIPMIIDKLAERYGWAFQSSSIPILVFVLIAFSLTAGAYMSEIIRSGILAVDIGQMEAAHAVGMSTFQALRRIIIPQAIGAVLPNLCSMFVGFLHGSTLAFTVSQMDILGKADVVASVSLKFLEAFIAAAFIYWGLTIIAERITALLERRVAVYSKGGVS comes from the coding sequence ATGTCGATTGATCTCCAGTTTATCTATACCTCTTTTTTTCAAATCCTGAAGGCATTGCCACTGACACTCGTCATTACGATTGTGCCGTTGATTGCAGGCTTCGGAATCGGTCTGGCTACGGCTCTGATCCGTATCTATCGTGTGCGGTGGATTCACCGCATTGCTGACTTCTACGTTTCATTCCTGCGTGGAACACCGATGCTGATGCATCTATTCCTCATCTATTACGGCATTCCGATGATCATCGATAAGCTGGCGGAACGTTACGGTTGGGCTTTCCAATCCTCATCGATCCCAATTCTCGTATTTGTACTGATTGCCTTCTCGCTCACCGCGGGTGCCTATATGTCCGAGATTATCCGTTCTGGCATTCTAGCTGTGGATATCGGCCAGATGGAAGCCGCTCACGCTGTGGGTATGAGCACATTCCAGGCTTTGAGGCGCATCATCATCCCTCAAGCGATCGGGGCGGTCTTGCCTAATCTGTGCAGCATGTTTGTCGGGTTCCTGCATGGATCAACACTCGCTTTTACCGTATCTCAGATGGACATCCTCGGTAAAGCGGATGTGGTGGCATCCGTCAGTCTGAAATTTCTGGAGGCCTTTATCGCCGCCGCGTTTATCTACTGGGGGCTGACCATCATTGCCGAGCGGATCACCGCTTTGCTTGAGCGTCGGGTTGCCGTGTACAGCAAAGGAGGCGTGTCATGA
- a CDS encoding amino acid ABC transporter permease: MGKSFDLSLVLDFIPELLRYLHITLIVLGGSIVLGLVGGVLLAVPRLYRIPVLSQLATLYVSFMRGTPILIKLFLVYYGLPELLKPIGIDLSRTDPLLFVIVTYALSDAASFAEIFRGAVRSVDKGQTEAAYAAGMTTFQSFRRIVVPQALIVAFPNMANTLIGSLKDTSLAFSIGVMDMVGRGQTLISATSHALEVYISLSVVYYVIVIVLEKGFAFAERRLQRHERKRVVHKPAIRAKRLKEVVQKVRF, from the coding sequence ATGGGAAAATCATTTGATCTGTCATTGGTTCTGGATTTCATCCCGGAACTGCTACGATATTTGCATATAACACTGATTGTACTGGGTGGTTCCATCGTGCTCGGACTGGTGGGCGGCGTGCTTCTGGCCGTTCCCCGGCTGTATCGGATTCCGGTACTAAGCCAGTTGGCTACCCTGTACGTCTCATTCATGCGGGGCACACCGATCCTGATCAAATTGTTCCTGGTATATTACGGACTTCCCGAGCTGCTCAAACCCATTGGCATCGACCTGTCGAGAACTGACCCGTTGTTATTTGTCATTGTGACCTATGCACTTAGTGACGCGGCATCCTTTGCCGAGATCTTTCGCGGAGCGGTGCGCAGTGTGGATAAAGGTCAGACGGAAGCTGCCTATGCTGCGGGTATGACCACATTCCAGTCTTTTCGGCGGATTGTTGTTCCGCAGGCACTGATTGTTGCTTTTCCGAACATGGCCAATACGTTAATCGGTTCATTAAAGGATACTTCCTTGGCCTTCTCCATTGGTGTCATGGATATGGTGGGCAGAGGGCAGACGTTAATTTCGGCTACATCGCATGCACTTGAAGTGTATATCAGTCTGTCTGTGGTCTATTATGTCATTGTTATTGTGCTTGAAAAAGGATTTGCCTTTGCAGAACGCAGACTCCAGCGTCATGAACGCAAGAGGGTTGTACACAAACCGGCAATTCGAGCCAAACGCCTGAAAGAGGTTGTTCAAAAAGTCCGCTTTTGA
- a CDS encoding transporter substrate-binding domain-containing protein has product MVKKRGIQKFRTALLFITMLAVLAGCSTGTASNDSESASAAGDTKVKKIIVGTGTQFPNVCFIDENGKLTGYDVELIREIDKRLPEYEFEFSTMDFKNLLLSLETKKIDLIAHQMEVNDERQAKFLFNDEAYNIFPNKIVVSQKNEEVKSIEDLKGKKLIVGATSNAAVLAEKWNAANGNGIDIVYSGAGEDTITQIKTGRVDATISTQFAIDYQNKAIDAQLKTVGDALSNSRVYFILNKDEQELKTKVDEALKAVKEDGTLGKLSTEWLGADYTVEE; this is encoded by the coding sequence ATGGTTAAAAAACGGGGGATTCAAAAATTCCGGACAGCACTGCTGTTCATTACAATGCTGGCGGTACTGGCTGGATGCAGCACAGGAACTGCAAGCAATGATTCAGAATCTGCTTCGGCAGCAGGCGACACCAAAGTGAAAAAGATCATTGTAGGAACAGGTACACAGTTCCCGAATGTCTGCTTCATTGATGAGAATGGCAAGTTAACAGGTTATGATGTGGAACTGATCCGGGAGATCGACAAACGTTTGCCTGAGTACGAATTCGAATTCAGCACCATGGATTTCAAAAACCTGCTGCTGAGTCTGGAAACGAAAAAAATTGACCTGATCGCTCACCAGATGGAAGTGAATGATGAGAGACAGGCCAAGTTCCTGTTTAATGATGAAGCCTATAATATTTTTCCAAATAAAATTGTCGTAAGTCAGAAAAATGAGGAAGTAAAATCGATTGAGGATCTCAAAGGGAAAAAACTGATTGTTGGTGCTACAAGTAATGCGGCTGTACTTGCTGAGAAATGGAATGCAGCGAACGGCAACGGGATTGATATCGTTTATTCCGGAGCAGGTGAGGATACCATTACCCAGATCAAAACAGGCCGGGTGGATGCCACCATCAGCACGCAGTTTGCCATTGATTATCAGAATAAGGCGATTGATGCTCAGCTGAAAACGGTAGGAGATGCCCTCTCCAATTCCAGAGTGTACTTCATTCTGAACAAAGATGAGCAGGAGCTCAAAACCAAAGTGGACGAAGCCCTCAAAGCGGTCAAAGAAGATGGAACATTAGGCAAACTGAGCACAGAGTGGCTTGGAGCTGACTATACGGTTGAAGAGTAG
- the modB gene encoding molybdate ABC transporter permease subunit gives MNVNAIDWSVFWSPVRLSLQVALLSSVVATVLGIAIAWKMSRTSFRGKTLLETAFMLPLVLPPTVVGFLLLVILGRKSLFGQWIEAIFSAPVIFTWWAAVIASVVVAFPLVYQTMKSGFSGVDRDLEDAGRSIGANEWQVFRYISLPLAGRALMTAFILGFARALGEFGATLMIAGNIPGKTQTVPTAIYVAVDSGNQTMAWAWTVSIIIISFLMLLMTRQQRDGKND, from the coding sequence ATGAATGTGAACGCCATAGACTGGTCCGTATTCTGGTCACCGGTGCGCCTGTCGCTTCAGGTTGCGCTGTTATCCAGCGTGGTGGCCACTGTGCTGGGAATCGCGATAGCCTGGAAGATGTCGCGTACTTCATTTCGGGGGAAGACGTTGCTGGAAACGGCATTTATGCTACCGCTAGTACTGCCTCCGACGGTGGTTGGATTTCTGTTGCTTGTCATACTGGGACGTAAAAGTCTGTTTGGACAATGGATTGAAGCCATATTCTCCGCACCGGTTATTTTCACTTGGTGGGCTGCGGTGATTGCTTCGGTGGTGGTTGCTTTTCCACTCGTGTATCAGACCATGAAATCAGGATTCAGCGGTGTGGATCGGGATCTGGAAGATGCGGGACGTTCGATTGGGGCGAATGAGTGGCAGGTTTTTCGTTACATTTCCTTGCCGCTCGCAGGCAGAGCCTTGATGACCGCCTTCATCCTGGGCTTTGCCCGGGCACTCGGGGAATTCGGAGCCACACTGATGATTGCAGGCAATATTCCGGGCAAAACACAAACGGTACCTACGGCAATCTATGTCGCTGTGGATTCGGGCAATCAGACCATGGCCTGGGCGTGGACTGTTTCCATTATCATCATCTCATTTCTCATGTTACTGATGACCAGACAGCAGCGAGATGGAAAAAATGACTAA
- the modA gene encoding molybdate ABC transporter substrate-binding protein: MRKRIGYVLGSMSLGLSLVLAGCGTSTGTTDTSTGAEQTTSTPAASGESSSAGNTDPQETVDLTISAAASLTDAMKEIETNYELANPYIELNFNFGASGALQQQIEQGAPADVFVSAATRNMNALVDENLIASDDQKNLLQNSLVAIVPADGTHTVTSEKDLTNDSIKTVAIGIPESVPAGTYAKEALTNAKLWDQLESKLVQGKDVRQVLQYVETGNADAGFVYKTDALTSDQVNIAFEVDKNSYTPANYPIGIIEGTKHRTEAEQFYAYLQTPEVLDIFAKYGFTIPE; the protein is encoded by the coding sequence ATGAGAAAGAGAATCGGATATGTGTTGGGAAGTATGTCACTGGGACTGTCTCTTGTATTGGCTGGTTGCGGCACAAGCACGGGCACTACGGATACATCCACAGGTGCAGAACAAACGACCTCAACGCCAGCGGCATCAGGTGAAAGTTCATCAGCAGGAAATACCGATCCGCAGGAAACGGTAGATCTGACGATCTCTGCGGCGGCCAGTCTGACCGATGCGATGAAAGAGATTGAAACCAATTATGAGCTAGCTAATCCTTATATAGAACTTAACTTTAACTTTGGCGCCTCGGGTGCCTTGCAACAGCAGATTGAACAGGGTGCCCCGGCTGATGTCTTTGTATCGGCGGCAACAAGAAATATGAATGCGTTAGTAGATGAAAACCTGATTGCCTCGGACGACCAAAAGAATTTGCTACAGAATTCACTGGTGGCAATTGTGCCAGCAGATGGGACCCATACCGTAACCAGCGAAAAGGATCTCACAAATGACTCCATTAAGACGGTAGCTATTGGCATTCCGGAAAGTGTGCCTGCGGGAACCTATGCGAAGGAAGCTTTGACGAATGCCAAACTGTGGGATCAACTGGAGAGCAAACTTGTGCAGGGGAAAGATGTTAGACAGGTTCTCCAATATGTAGAGACAGGCAATGCAGATGCAGGATTTGTATATAAAACGGATGCTCTTACTTCGGATCAGGTGAACATTGCGTTTGAGGTGGACAAGAACAGCTACACACCCGCCAATTATCCGATAGGCATTATTGAAGGAACAAAACACCGTACAGAGGCCGAACAATTCTATGCGTATTTGCAAACTCCTGAAGTACTGGATATCTTCGCGAAATACGGCTTCACGATTCCCGAATGA